From the Spiroplasma chrysopicola DF-1 genome, one window contains:
- a CDS encoding M24 family metallopeptidase — MKTYLNKEIDKTKILLAKLVENNLDGILFHSPENRFWLSEFMSSEGYLLFAKTQTTLFLDGRYITDGQAKAKNVTNVAEMITNNPGGFLQMLKEKLIANNIKNLGFESNFLTYQHYQGLQKQLAPITLVPIDFSELRAVKTNKEISALAQACAIGDLAIENVLAVIKPGMTEREVEQVIINTFIREGAEKPSFDTIVASGERGALPHGRATERVIQNNDLVTIDFGCIYNGFCSDTTRTIGVGQPSAKLQEIFQIVYEAQDAAIKAIKPGVLTSAIDQIARDYIKSKGYGEFFTHSTGHGVGIEIHEFPRVSPFCQVPLEPGMIITVEPGIYIPNLGGVRIEDDILVTETGYELLTKSDRKLILK, encoded by the coding sequence ATGAAAACTTATCTTAATAAGGAAATTGATAAAACTAAAATATTATTGGCGAAATTAGTGGAAAATAACCTAGATGGGATTTTATTTCATTCACCAGAAAATCGTTTTTGATTGTCAGAATTTATGTCATCAGAGGGGTATTTACTATTTGCTAAAACCCAAACAACATTATTTTTAGATGGTCGTTATATTACTGATGGCCAAGCAAAAGCGAAAAATGTTACAAATGTTGCTGAAATGATTACTAATAATCCCGGAGGATTTTTACAAATGCTAAAAGAGAAACTAATAGCTAATAATATAAAGAACCTTGGCTTTGAAAGTAATTTTTTAACTTATCAACATTATCAAGGTTTACAAAAACAACTTGCCCCAATTACTTTAGTTCCAATTGATTTTTCGGAATTAAGAGCAGTTAAAACAAACAAGGAGATTAGTGCTTTAGCGCAAGCTTGTGCAATTGGGGATTTAGCTATTGAAAATGTTTTAGCAGTTATTAAACCTGGCATGACAGAACGCGAAGTTGAACAAGTGATTATTAATACTTTTATTAGGGAAGGGGCCGAAAAACCAAGTTTTGATACAATCGTTGCTTCTGGGGAACGAGGAGCATTACCACATGGTCGAGCCACAGAACGAGTAATTCAAAATAATGATTTAGTTACAATTGATTTTGGTTGCATTTATAATGGGTTTTGTTCGGATACAACCCGGACAATTGGGGTTGGCCAACCTAGTGCAAAACTGCAAGAAATTTTTCAGATTGTTTATGAAGCGCAAGATGCGGCCATTAAGGCAATTAAACCAGGGGTTTTGACTTCAGCAATTGATCAAATTGCTCGCGATTATATTAAGAGTAAAGGATATGGTGAATTTTTTACTCATTCAACAGGTCATGGAGTTGGAATTGAAATTCATGAATTTCCCCGTGTTTCTCCTTTTTGCCAAGTACCATTAGAACCAGGGATGATTATTACCGTTGAACCGGGGATTTATATTCCTAATCTTGGTGGAGTACGGATTGAAGACGATATTTTAGTAACAGAAACTGGCTATGAATTATTAACAAAATCTGATAGAAAATTGATTTTAAAATAA